Proteins encoded in a region of the Oceanispirochaeta sp. genome:
- a CDS encoding sensor histidine kinase, with protein MHKIFSRFEGIFSVLNGYSIRQKIRISYLIIIGLMIIPPIINIASFLFQIVRYDQIITNVSKTNSLNQSVKTDVSDEIWDIVAGNKKFNQGNQYEVIDSINASLKEIMRTTAVTKNRQMLEVAGRAVDTLKRNVDRLGTQMEDRSPVSENEKILDEIRGVSALVSDILQDFIVLEIESATRTNESIKRTAMILMALQILILLIVTAFVILAQRSVSESINRPIKVLEELSAKIAEGNLSARADLPHVTELDNLTENLNIMAAKIQELIAANIEEQQNLQKSEMKALQAQITPHFLYNTFDTIIWLAEGQKNEQVIDITRAFSNFFRISLNRGKDWLTVEEEFEHIQSYLTIQKIRYRDILDYKIDFQKEMAEKPVLKLLLQPLVENALYHGIKNKRGRGFLSVRGWKEEGFLCFSVEDNGIGMTEEHLKEITQQIDGVVDPASLSNVYGLYNVNRRLELYYNRNTKLEILSHYKKGTTVSFRVPEVEVNV; from the coding sequence TTGCATAAGATATTCTCGAGATTCGAAGGAATCTTTTCGGTATTAAACGGATACAGCATCCGGCAGAAAATTAGAATATCCTATCTCATCATCATCGGATTAATGATAATCCCGCCGATTATCAATATCGCTTCCTTTCTGTTTCAAATCGTACGTTACGATCAGATCATTACCAATGTAAGCAAAACAAACAGTCTGAACCAGAGTGTAAAAACGGATGTTTCTGATGAAATCTGGGACATTGTTGCCGGTAACAAGAAATTCAACCAGGGAAATCAATACGAAGTCATAGATTCCATCAATGCCAGCCTTAAAGAAATCATGCGGACCACCGCTGTCACCAAAAACAGACAGATGCTGGAGGTGGCCGGCCGGGCCGTAGATACTCTGAAGCGGAATGTCGACCGCCTGGGAACTCAGATGGAAGACCGGTCACCCGTCAGTGAAAACGAAAAAATACTGGATGAAATCCGCGGTGTCTCCGCACTGGTCTCGGATATTCTTCAGGATTTTATTGTGCTTGAAATTGAATCGGCAACCCGGACCAATGAAAGTATTAAAAGAACGGCCATGATTCTGATGGCCCTGCAGATCCTCATCCTTTTAATCGTGACCGCTTTCGTGATCCTCGCCCAGCGCTCTGTTTCGGAAAGCATCAATAGACCCATCAAGGTGCTTGAAGAACTGTCTGCAAAGATTGCAGAAGGAAACCTCTCGGCCCGGGCCGATCTTCCCCATGTAACGGAACTTGATAACCTGACCGAGAATTTGAATATTATGGCGGCTAAAATACAGGAGTTAATTGCCGCCAATATAGAGGAACAGCAGAATTTGCAAAAGTCGGAAATGAAGGCCTTACAGGCACAGATAACGCCGCATTTTCTTTACAATACCTTCGACACCATCATCTGGCTTGCCGAAGGGCAGAAGAATGAACAGGTTATCGATATAACCCGGGCCTTTTCAAATTTCTTCAGAATTTCCCTCAACCGCGGTAAAGACTGGCTGACTGTAGAAGAAGAGTTTGAACATATTCAAAGTTACCTCACAATACAGAAAATTCGGTACAGAGATATTCTGGATTACAAGATCGACTTTCAAAAGGAGATGGCTGAAAAACCGGTCCTGAAGTTACTTTTACAACCCCTGGTGGAAAACGCTTTGTATCATGGTATAAAAAATAAACGGGGCCGCGGGTTCCTGTCTGTCCGGGGTTGGAAAGAAGAGGGATTTTTATGTTTTTCTGTGGAGGATAACGGTATCGGCATGACAGAAGAGCATTTAAAAGAGATTACCCAGCAGATTGATGGAGTCGTAGATCCAGCCTCACTCAGTAATGTCTATGGATTGTATAATGTGAACAGAAGGCTTGAACTGTATTACAACCGGAATACAAAATTGGAAATCCTGAGTCATTACAAAAAAGGAACCACCGTATCATTCAGGGTTCCAGAGGTTGAAGTCAATGTATAA
- a CDS encoding response regulator — MYKVFLVEDEIVVREGIRNSIQWDQTQYVLSGEAADGEMALSIMKDIKPDILVTDIKTPFMDGLTLSRIIKKILPWVKIIIISGHDEFKYAREAISIGVEEYLLKPVSASDLMASLDKVTRIIEQEKANLTSLENLKKQVHSHSDILRDRWLCDLVTGIVKSEDAIEKANEMNIDLIAHNYLIEIIALKTSAETSSELITVRLKINALLESHPDVICFSRSRETIILILRNISHEPLEETAYTLGQAIKYEVERTTSCVVSIGIGSVVERIGGISQSFADAEQSLKYVARTGQKLIIGIKDLDSFSEIDFLRLDGDPIAERMRYARRVDIDDIITHYIELIGDQTIQSTMFSYYLLGDLIIAASKIIQELGGEIQDVIPSLSQKAKLAEIGGSKEMFCNEGRMILEKVIEFRESRVTGKYHSMIQKAKTYIDNHFADQDISLHSVASEVSVSPNHFSTIFSQKTGETFIEYLTHVRISRSKHLLLTTKMRSADIAYESGFGDPHYFSFIFKKNTGRTPRDFRSARDQKI, encoded by the coding sequence ATGTATAAGGTTTTTCTGGTAGAAGATGAAATCGTGGTCCGTGAGGGTATACGAAACAGCATTCAGTGGGACCAGACTCAATATGTCCTGTCGGGGGAAGCGGCCGATGGGGAAATGGCTCTCTCCATAATGAAAGACATAAAACCGGATATCCTGGTCACTGATATAAAAACACCCTTTATGGATGGACTCACCCTATCAAGGATCATTAAAAAAATACTGCCCTGGGTTAAAATCATTATCATATCCGGCCATGATGAATTTAAGTATGCCCGGGAAGCCATTTCAATCGGTGTGGAAGAATACCTGTTAAAACCGGTCTCCGCCTCAGATCTTATGGCGTCTCTGGATAAGGTCACCCGGATCATAGAACAGGAAAAGGCAAACCTGACGAGTCTTGAAAATCTTAAAAAGCAGGTTCACTCCCATTCGGATATTCTGAGGGATCGCTGGCTTTGTGATTTGGTAACGGGAATTGTAAAATCCGAAGATGCCATTGAAAAAGCAAATGAAATGAATATTGATCTCATTGCACACAACTATCTAATAGAAATCATTGCATTGAAGACTTCCGCCGAGACCTCTTCTGAACTGATCACGGTGAGATTGAAAATCAATGCCCTCCTTGAAAGTCATCCCGATGTCATCTGCTTTTCACGGAGCAGAGAGACAATCATACTCATTCTAAGGAATATATCCCATGAACCACTGGAAGAGACAGCCTACACTCTGGGTCAGGCCATAAAATATGAAGTTGAAAGAACGACCAGTTGTGTTGTCTCCATTGGTATCGGTTCCGTTGTTGAGCGTATCGGCGGTATCTCCCAATCCTTCGCAGACGCAGAGCAGAGTCTCAAATACGTGGCAAGAACCGGCCAGAAACTGATTATCGGAATAAAAGACCTGGACTCGTTTTCGGAAATAGATTTTCTCCGTCTGGATGGTGATCCCATAGCAGAACGGATGCGATACGCCAGGCGGGTCGATATTGATGACATAATTACCCATTATATAGAACTGATAGGTGATCAGACGATCCAGTCGACCATGTTCAGTTATTATCTGCTGGGAGATCTGATCATTGCTGCGTCAAAGATCATACAGGAGCTGGGTGGCGAGATCCAGGATGTGATTCCCTCACTGTCGCAAAAAGCAAAACTGGCAGAAATTGGCGGCTCTAAAGAGATGTTTTGCAATGAAGGGCGGATGATACTCGAAAAAGTAATTGAATTCCGGGAGTCCAGGGTAACCGGCAAGTATCATTCAATGATTCAGAAAGCTAAAACCTATATTGACAATCATTTTGCCGACCAGGATATATCACTCCATTCAGTGGCTTCTGAAGTGAGTGTCAGTCCAAATCATTTCAGTACAATATTTTCACAGAAAACAGGGGAAACCTTTATTGAGTATCTCACTCATGTGCGTATCTCACGATCAAAACATCTTTTACTGACAACAAAAATGAGAAGCGCCGACATTGCCTATGAATCAGGCTTTGGAGACCCCCATTATTTTAGTTTTATCTTTAAAAAAAATACTGGCAGGACTCCCCGTGATTTTAGATCCGCCAGAGACCAGAAAATTTAA
- a CDS encoding sugar ABC transporter ATP-binding protein, protein MSDRTPILEMKKIHKVFPGVIALSDVDFRLFTGEVHAVMGQNGAGKSTLVNVLTGVYKQDSGEVLLEGKQIKPDSPLAAQKLGINTVYQVVNLCLNLTVAENIFIGKEPMKFGMINGKEMNRMAQEVLSRLNINIDVTQILSSCSIALQQMVAIARVLDSTARVLILDEPTSSLDESEVEQLFKVIRKLRDEGMAILFITHFLDQTYQISDRITILKDGLFVGEYKTENLPKLELITKMLGKELSEFSYSAKNKSTKDDSSGNENTFYSNENNHLLQVKDLGLQGDIAPFSLELNKGDVLGLAGLLGSGRTEAVRLIFGINTPDQGTIFMDEKKCNIASPKHALMEGIGFCSEDRKNEGIFAELTIRENIIQALQAKQGILNYISIKQQQEIADKLIKSLGIKTPSSNVPVGKLSGGNQQKVLLARWLATNPQVLILDEPTRGIDVGAKLEIMEQILNLSKEGLGVIFISSEFEEIIRCSNKIAVLKDKEMIADLLGEQMTENSIMRTIAGGK, encoded by the coding sequence ATGTCCGATCGAACTCCGATCTTGGAGATGAAAAAAATACACAAAGTTTTTCCCGGAGTAATAGCTTTATCTGATGTTGACTTTCGCCTTTTTACAGGAGAAGTCCATGCAGTTATGGGGCAGAACGGAGCAGGAAAATCAACACTGGTCAATGTTTTGACCGGTGTCTACAAACAGGATTCGGGAGAAGTTTTACTGGAAGGGAAACAAATCAAACCGGATTCTCCTCTGGCAGCACAAAAATTGGGAATAAACACCGTTTATCAGGTAGTCAATCTCTGCCTGAATTTAACAGTAGCAGAGAATATTTTTATTGGTAAAGAACCAATGAAATTCGGAATGATCAATGGAAAAGAAATGAACCGGATGGCTCAGGAAGTTCTGTCCCGTTTAAATATAAATATAGATGTCACTCAAATTCTCTCCTCATGCTCCATCGCTCTCCAGCAAATGGTGGCCATTGCCCGTGTCCTCGATTCAACAGCCAGGGTCCTGATACTGGATGAACCAACATCGAGCCTGGATGAAAGTGAAGTGGAACAGCTTTTCAAGGTCATCAGAAAATTACGGGATGAAGGAATGGCGATCCTCTTTATTACCCATTTCCTGGATCAGACCTATCAGATCTCCGATAGAATCACAATTCTGAAAGACGGATTATTTGTGGGAGAATATAAGACCGAAAATCTTCCAAAGCTGGAATTGATCACAAAAATGCTGGGTAAGGAACTCTCGGAATTCAGTTATTCCGCCAAAAATAAATCAACCAAAGACGATTCTTCAGGGAATGAAAATACATTTTACTCAAACGAAAATAATCATCTGCTACAGGTCAAAGATTTGGGCCTTCAGGGTGACATCGCCCCCTTCAGTTTAGAGCTGAACAAGGGTGACGTTCTGGGCCTTGCAGGTCTATTAGGTTCGGGCAGAACCGAAGCGGTAAGGCTTATTTTTGGAATTAATACTCCTGACCAGGGAACCATTTTCATGGATGAAAAAAAATGCAACATAGCCTCCCCTAAACACGCCTTGATGGAAGGCATTGGTTTTTGTTCTGAAGATCGAAAAAATGAAGGCATTTTTGCCGAACTGACGATCCGTGAAAACATTATCCAGGCCCTTCAGGCCAAGCAGGGAATTCTCAATTACATTTCGATAAAACAGCAGCAGGAAATTGCTGATAAATTGATCAAATCATTGGGGATTAAAACACCAAGCTCCAATGTTCCAGTGGGAAAACTCAGTGGTGGAAATCAGCAGAAAGTACTTCTGGCACGCTGGCTGGCAACCAATCCGCAAGTCCTGATTCTCGATGAGCCTACCCGGGGAATCGATGTGGGTGCCAAACTCGAAATCATGGAGCAGATTCTGAATCTTAGTAAAGAAGGATTAGGCGTCATATTCATCTCCTCGGAGTTTGAAGAAATTATCCGCTGCAGCAATAAAATTGCCGTCCTGAAAGACAAAGAAATGATTGCAGATCTTCTGGGTGAGCAAATGACAGAGAACAGTATTATGCGAACAATAGCAGGAGGTAAATAA
- a CDS encoding ABC transporter substrate-binding protein translates to MKALRTFVARKVDCILFTALVETGYGPVLQEAQDAGIPVIMIDRDVQEADRHLRLTIMGSNFVEEGEKAGKWLADYLKAQGIDDGTKPINIVELQGTTGSAPAIDRKTGFANAMKDHPNWEITRSQTGNFTTSEGKAVMEAFLKADKGIQVLYAHNDGMALGAIQAIKEAGLKPGKDIIIVGVDAVKGAFEAMVAGEMNASIECSPLLGPQAVQAVRDLRDGKTLPGRIWTKEGIYDQTNAAAALPSRVY, encoded by the coding sequence ATCAAAGCCTTGCGCACATTTGTTGCCCGAAAAGTGGATTGTATTCTATTCACAGCTCTGGTAGAAACCGGATATGGCCCTGTTCTCCAGGAAGCACAGGATGCAGGAATTCCTGTTATTATGATCGACCGTGATGTTCAGGAAGCCGACCGTCACCTGAGACTGACTATCATGGGTTCAAACTTTGTTGAAGAGGGTGAGAAAGCTGGAAAATGGCTTGCTGACTATCTGAAAGCACAGGGTATCGACGATGGTACAAAACCCATCAATATTGTTGAACTCCAGGGAACCACCGGTTCAGCTCCTGCTATCGACAGAAAAACCGGTTTTGCCAATGCTATGAAAGATCATCCAAACTGGGAAATTACCCGTTCACAGACAGGAAACTTTACGACTTCTGAAGGTAAAGCCGTTATGGAAGCTTTCTTGAAAGCTGATAAGGGTATTCAGGTTCTGTATGCTCATAATGATGGTATGGCTCTTGGTGCCATTCAGGCAATCAAAGAAGCCGGTTTAAAACCTGGTAAAGACATCATCATTGTTGGTGTTGATGCAGTCAAAGGTGCCTTTGAAGCCATGGTTGCCGGAGAAATGAATGCCTCCATCGAGTGCAGCCCCCTCCTCGGCCCTCAAGCCGTTCAGGCTGTTCGTGATCTTCGTGATGGAAAAACACTTCCTGGAAGAATCTGGACAAAAGAAGGTATATACGATCAGACGAATGCCGCCGCTGCATTACCAAGCCGGGTATATTAA
- the yjfF gene encoding galactofuranose ABC transporter, permease protein YjfF translates to MKLKISINPKNISLFVTIALFVIMFGGGSIFFYGFFSLQNFLNLFIDNSYLLILAVGMTFVIISGGIDLSVGSVLALSTMMSSFLLEKAHWSPFAVIPMVLLIGALFGFCMGYIIHTFELPPFIITLAGLYLARGLCYVISIDTIGITDPFWKGAANIKIPMGNSFISPSVVIALFVVLAGLFVSRSTKFGRTVFAIGGNEHSAMLMGLPVARSKIMIYSLSSFCAALAGIVFTFYTLSGYALNGKNMEMDAIATVVIGGTLLTGGVGGLLGTVFGVLVYGTIQILIVFQGTLNGWWTRIAIGFLVFVFCLLQSVFESRQGRKQVKISAK, encoded by the coding sequence ATGAAATTGAAAATAAGCATCAATCCGAAAAATATTTCTCTCTTCGTCACCATAGCACTCTTTGTGATTATGTTCGGGGGCGGTTCGATTTTCTTCTATGGGTTCTTCTCATTGCAGAATTTCCTGAACCTGTTTATAGACAATTCATATTTACTGATTCTGGCCGTGGGTATGACTTTTGTTATTATTTCCGGAGGAATTGATTTGTCCGTAGGCTCTGTACTTGCCCTGTCGACCATGATGTCATCCTTTCTGCTGGAGAAAGCACACTGGTCCCCCTTTGCAGTCATACCAATGGTTCTCCTAATTGGGGCCTTATTTGGTTTCTGTATGGGCTATATCATTCATACCTTTGAACTGCCGCCCTTTATCATTACCCTGGCCGGCTTATACCTGGCCCGTGGACTGTGCTATGTCATCAGTATCGATACCATAGGGATTACTGATCCCTTCTGGAAGGGCGCCGCCAATATAAAGATTCCTATGGGGAATAGTTTTATTTCACCCAGTGTCGTCATCGCCCTCTTTGTTGTGCTGGCGGGTTTATTTGTTTCCCGGTCCACAAAATTCGGCCGCACTGTGTTTGCCATCGGGGGAAACGAACATTCAGCCATGCTGATGGGTCTGCCTGTGGCCCGTTCCAAGATAATGATTTACTCCTTAAGCAGCTTTTGTGCCGCCCTGGCTGGAATTGTATTTACCTTTTACACCCTGTCAGGATATGCCCTCAACGGTAAGAATATGGAAATGGATGCCATCGCCACCGTCGTCATCGGCGGAACCCTCCTCACCGGAGGGGTCGGTGGTCTGCTGGGAACTGTTTTTGGGGTTCTCGTTTACGGAACCATCCAGATCCTTATTGTATTTCAGGGAACCCTGAACGGCTGGTGGACCAGAATTGCCATTGGTTTTCTCGTGTTTGTCTTCTGTCTGCTCCAAAGCGTATTTGAAAGTAGACAAGGCAGAAAACAAGTCAAAATCTCGGCGAAGTAA
- a CDS encoding ABC transporter substrate-binding protein gives MKNLPKLKNTIRLLLLIFLTLSFGNSCKGSKEKKNTLPEQAGIILGFSQIGEESAWRKCNTRSVKEAALESGVQLVFANAEQKQENQIKAIRSFIAYLVDVIAFVPIVADGWDNVLREAKDAGIPVLITDRKINTADNSLYAGFIGTDSLEEGRNAALFLIKKFGIKPGESGKEFKPINIVELSGTEGSSVATGRAAGFREVLDEYPQFNIIHSESGDFLRSKGYELMHSILGKYKNIDVVFSHNDGMTLGIIDAMTEKGIKPGKDIVIVTIDAEQAAIDALRLGKVNFVIECNPKMGPEIMDLVQRLVAGERIPRLQHVDEQVFYETDDLSILEPRGY, from the coding sequence ATGAAAAATCTTCCGAAACTAAAAAACACAATACGACTCCTGCTGCTGATCTTTCTGACCCTATCCTTTGGAAATTCATGCAAAGGTTCAAAAGAAAAGAAAAATACTCTGCCCGAACAGGCGGGTATCATTCTCGGTTTTTCTCAAATAGGGGAAGAAAGTGCCTGGAGAAAATGCAACACCCGGTCGGTCAAGGAAGCGGCACTGGAAAGTGGTGTCCAATTGGTATTTGCCAATGCCGAGCAAAAGCAGGAAAATCAGATTAAGGCGATTCGTTCTTTTATTGCCTATCTGGTGGATGTGATAGCCTTTGTTCCGATTGTAGCCGATGGCTGGGATAACGTACTCCGGGAAGCCAAAGATGCGGGCATTCCTGTGCTGATTACCGACAGGAAAATAAATACGGCAGATAACAGCCTTTATGCTGGTTTTATCGGTACAGACAGTCTGGAAGAAGGAAGAAACGCAGCCCTCTTTCTTATTAAGAAGTTTGGCATTAAGCCGGGAGAGTCGGGGAAAGAGTTTAAACCCATCAATATAGTAGAATTATCAGGAACAGAAGGATCTTCTGTTGCCACAGGAAGAGCCGCTGGTTTTCGTGAGGTTTTAGACGAATATCCTCAATTTAACATTATTCATAGCGAATCGGGAGATTTCCTTCGCTCCAAAGGCTATGAGCTGATGCATTCCATTCTTGGGAAATACAAAAATATTGATGTTGTCTTTTCTCACAATGATGGAATGACCCTGGGGATCATCGATGCCATGACTGAAAAGGGGATCAAACCGGGCAAAGATATTGTCATTGTCACAATAGATGCCGAGCAGGCGGCCATTGATGCTCTTCGTCTGGGAAAAGTGAATTTTGTCATAGAGTGCAATCCGAAAATGGGGCCGGAAATCATGGATCTGGTGCAGAGACTGGTAGCAGGAGAGAGAATTCCCCGTCTCCAGCATGTGGATGAACAGGTTTTTTACGAAACCGATGATCTTTCTATTCTAGAACCCCGCGGGTATTAA
- a CDS encoding ABC transporter permease, which translates to MVDLTAFTKKKIFWPLVALGVLMLFNLFFTPNFFRLEIKDGHLYGNLIDIIKNAAPIMLMAIGLTLVIATKGIDISVGSIVAISAGVVAMMIGSGTTPQFPFAVAIGAALLVSVLAGAWNGMLVSRLGMQPIIATLILLVAGRGIAMVTTNAMIIWLYARPFAIIGQGYFLGLPFSIYIVAVLLFITTVVTRRTALGLFIESVGINRTAARFTGINAKNILLGVYMFSAFAAGMAGIVVCSTVMSADGNNAGDGYEMSAILAVVLGGTSLNGGKFYLYGSMVGALIVQTLTTTIYAFGVPPEISKIVIAAVVICVSLLQSRKFRSLFMQMFGKRAVQE; encoded by the coding sequence ATGGTGGATCTGACAGCCTTTACAAAAAAGAAAATTTTCTGGCCTCTTGTTGCTCTGGGAGTCCTGATGCTCTTTAACCTATTTTTTACACCGAATTTCTTTCGTCTCGAAATCAAAGACGGGCATCTCTACGGAAATTTAATTGATATTATTAAGAATGCGGCTCCCATCATGTTGATGGCCATTGGCCTGACCCTGGTTATCGCCACAAAAGGGATCGACATTTCTGTCGGTTCCATTGTAGCGATCTCGGCCGGGGTTGTCGCCATGATGATTGGAAGCGGCACAACACCCCAATTCCCCTTCGCTGTTGCCATAGGGGCGGCTCTTCTCGTTTCGGTTCTGGCAGGGGCGTGGAATGGAATGCTCGTTTCCAGGCTGGGGATGCAGCCGATTATTGCCACCCTGATTCTGCTGGTTGCAGGCCGGGGAATTGCCATGGTCACCACGAACGCGATGATAATCTGGTTGTATGCCAGACCATTTGCCATCATCGGCCAGGGATATTTTCTGGGCCTGCCATTTTCAATTTATATTGTGGCAGTCCTTTTATTCATCACCACAGTTGTAACCCGGCGAACCGCATTGGGTCTTTTCATCGAATCGGTAGGAATCAACCGGACCGCAGCAAGGTTTACAGGAATAAACGCCAAAAACATTCTTCTTGGTGTATATATGTTCAGTGCCTTTGCTGCCGGAATGGCGGGGATTGTTGTCTGTTCCACCGTCATGAGTGCCGATGGAAACAATGCAGGGGATGGATATGAAATGAGTGCCATCCTGGCGGTCGTCCTGGGGGGAACCTCCCTCAATGGCGGAAAGTTTTATCTCTACGGCAGCATGGTGGGAGCCTTGATTGTTCAAACTCTGACAACAACAATCTATGCCTTTGGTGTGCCTCCTGAAATTTCAAAAATCGTGATTGCCGCGGTTGTTATTTGTGTCAGTTTACTTCAATCAAGGAAGTTCCGTTCACTATTTATGCAGATGTTTGGAAAAAGGGCGGTACAGGAATGA
- a CDS encoding NifB/NifX family molybdenum-iron cluster-binding protein, with amino-acid sequence MDKNDRRIAFPTNDRINVEEHFGHAKEFAFADVKDGKVISTDYVTPPAHEPGVIPAFVGAQKATAIITGGMGGMAVNLFKQQNIEVILGAKGTIEETLKTYLEGELASTGSACDHDHQH; translated from the coding sequence ATGGATAAAAATGATAGAAGAATCGCATTCCCGACAAATGACAGAATCAATGTAGAAGAACATTTTGGCCATGCAAAGGAATTTGCTTTTGCAGACGTAAAGGATGGAAAAGTTATTTCAACAGATTACGTCACACCGCCGGCTCATGAACCGGGTGTAATTCCTGCTTTTGTCGGAGCACAGAAAGCAACTGCAATTATTACAGGCGGTATGGGCGGCATGGCCGTAAACCTGTTCAAACAACAGAATATCGAAGTGATCCTTGGTGCGAAAGGTACGATAGAAGAGACTCTTAAAACATACCTGGAAGGGGAACTGGCTTCTACAGGTTCAGCCTGTGATCATGATCACCAGCACTAA